In Blastopirellula sediminis, the following proteins share a genomic window:
- a CDS encoding ABC transporter permease: MNRMRLALRSARYYLAINLAVGLGVAAATAVLTGALLVGDSMQGSLRDLSLDRLGEVTHVVLADRFFAVEHADNLATGDQKAAPMILLRGSVDHPGAERLRLAGGVSIFGVSDAFWQMNPKATPPKFDGDNSIILNEPLAAELKVAVGDEVAIRLPSSNDVPADSPLGKKTGRVKGIPRLKVAAIIPASGLGRFGLFPNQQAPLNAFVPLPLLQDSLDQPNKANAILLAASDPNRSAEDLAAELTLSLDDFGYRLDEVRQEFAADGKDPQTIFDYLQFSSSRMIFSAAAEEEILNGTAPESFPVFTYLATTIKKEGAPESKEIPYSTVTALDPEQLAYPLLNEDGDRIGAIGADEIVLNSWAAEQMEATVDDQIEITYFEPESSHGVAKETTRKFIVVAVTPLTEPDRPASRRRPAQFEMSPTTANDPQLTPEVEGITDQDSIDDWDPPFPFDNRRIRGVDDEYWENYRTTPKAFVSLEAGKELWGSRFGAATSIRVPANKVDREKMVADVTTALNKRKEDLGFRFLLARQNALRAASGTTPFNGLFIGFSMFIIAAALMLVSLLFQLGVDQRAKQIGLESALGLRMKAIRSMLLIEATIVATLGGLVGVALGIGYAWVMLYGLRTWWVAAVVTPFLQLHLDNPATLVIGLVSGVMTSLAAILWGLWKLRKSSPRALLAGQTASARDLQPGAGRWMIYVGIGLIVAAAGLAGLATTLAGEAQAGAFFGAGAAMLAALMLLERRYLLWRATERSAGHGFQLSELALSNAARNPGRSTLTIGLVGAASFLIVAISSFRLAPTDSGAGGMDLIAESSQPIFHDLNSPSGRYDQGFHEEDESLLAKSTILALRVQPGDDASCLNLYQSNSPRVLGATPQFVEHYSQEGVTSFEWAGSAATTPEDTANPWLALEKPADGEDTPIPCALDKNTAMYALHLYGGVGEIFETTDPDGRITKYQVAGLLSNSILQGSLIVSEANLLDRFPDTSGYRMFLVETPPGETDEVASILEDRLSEEGFDATDAKVRLVDLLAVQNTYLSTFQSLGALGLLLGTFGLATVQARNVIERRGELALLQAAGFRRHRLVRLVLLENAVLLIAGLGTGIVAALVAVLPHMLFGAAGVPWLTLATMLGIIFVVGLIAGLWTARASLRTPLIPALRGE, translated from the coding sequence ATGAACCGAATGCGACTCGCGCTTCGCAGCGCACGCTATTATCTGGCGATTAACCTGGCGGTTGGCTTGGGAGTCGCCGCAGCGACCGCGGTGCTGACCGGCGCACTGCTGGTCGGCGATTCGATGCAAGGCAGCTTGCGTGATCTGTCGCTTGATCGGCTGGGTGAAGTGACGCACGTCGTGCTGGCCGATCGCTTCTTCGCCGTCGAGCATGCCGACAATTTGGCGACCGGCGATCAAAAAGCAGCGCCGATGATTTTGCTCCGCGGCAGCGTCGATCATCCTGGCGCCGAACGATTACGTCTGGCTGGGGGCGTTTCGATCTTTGGCGTCAGCGACGCTTTCTGGCAAATGAACCCGAAAGCTACTCCGCCGAAGTTTGATGGCGATAACTCCATCATCCTGAACGAACCGCTGGCGGCCGAACTGAAAGTGGCGGTCGGGGATGAAGTGGCGATTCGCTTGCCGTCGTCGAACGATGTGCCGGCCGATAGTCCGCTCGGCAAGAAGACCGGGCGGGTCAAAGGGATTCCGCGCCTGAAGGTGGCGGCGATCATTCCGGCGAGCGGTTTGGGGCGATTTGGACTCTTTCCGAACCAACAGGCGCCGCTGAACGCGTTTGTGCCGCTGCCGCTGCTCCAAGATTCGCTCGACCAGCCGAACAAAGCGAATGCAATTCTCCTCGCAGCGTCCGATCCGAATCGGTCGGCGGAAGATTTGGCGGCGGAGTTGACGTTGTCGCTCGACGATTTCGGCTATCGACTGGATGAAGTGCGGCAAGAGTTCGCCGCGGATGGCAAAGATCCGCAGACGATCTTCGATTATCTCCAGTTCAGTTCGTCGCGGATGATTTTCAGTGCGGCGGCGGAAGAGGAGATTCTGAATGGGACGGCGCCGGAATCGTTTCCGGTTTTCACTTACTTGGCGACGACGATCAAAAAAGAGGGCGCCCCTGAGAGCAAAGAGATTCCTTACTCGACGGTGACGGCGCTCGATCCCGAACAACTCGCCTATCCGCTGCTCAATGAGGATGGAGACCGGATTGGGGCGATCGGCGCGGACGAAATCGTGTTGAATTCGTGGGCGGCCGAGCAAATGGAGGCGACCGTCGACGATCAAATCGAGATTACGTACTTTGAGCCGGAGAGTTCGCACGGAGTCGCGAAAGAGACGACCCGCAAGTTCATCGTGGTCGCGGTGACTCCGCTGACCGAGCCTGATCGACCAGCGTCGCGTCGCCGACCTGCTCAGTTCGAAATGTCGCCGACGACCGCCAACGATCCGCAGTTGACGCCGGAAGTGGAAGGGATCACCGATCAAGATTCGATCGACGACTGGGATCCGCCATTTCCGTTCGACAACCGCCGCATCCGGGGCGTCGACGACGAATATTGGGAAAACTATCGGACCACGCCAAAAGCGTTCGTCTCGCTCGAAGCGGGGAAAGAGTTGTGGGGGAGCCGCTTTGGCGCCGCGACGTCGATCCGCGTTCCTGCGAATAAGGTGGACCGCGAGAAAATGGTCGCCGATGTGACGACGGCGCTCAACAAACGGAAAGAAGATCTCGGTTTCCGCTTCCTGCTCGCAAGGCAAAACGCCCTGCGAGCGGCGAGCGGTACGACGCCGTTCAACGGGCTCTTTATCGGCTTCAGCATGTTCATCATCGCCGCGGCGCTGATGCTCGTATCGCTGTTGTTCCAACTGGGCGTCGATCAGCGGGCGAAGCAGATTGGCCTGGAGTCGGCGCTTGGTCTGCGGATGAAGGCAATTCGCTCGATGCTGCTCATCGAAGCGACCATCGTGGCGACGCTCGGCGGTTTGGTCGGCGTGGCGCTCGGCATCGGCTATGCCTGGGTGATGTTGTATGGCCTGCGAACCTGGTGGGTGGCGGCCGTAGTGACGCCGTTCTTGCAGTTGCACTTGGATAATCCGGCGACGCTGGTGATTGGTCTGGTCAGCGGCGTGATGACGTCGTTGGCGGCGATCTTGTGGGGCCTGTGGAAGTTGCGAAAGAGTTCGCCGCGAGCGCTATTGGCCGGACAAACGGCGTCGGCGCGCGATCTGCAACCCGGGGCGGGACGCTGGATGATCTATGTTGGGATCGGGTTGATCGTTGCGGCGGCGGGACTTGCCGGTTTGGCGACCACCTTGGCGGGCGAAGCGCAAGCGGGCGCCTTCTTTGGCGCGGGAGCGGCGATGCTTGCGGCGCTGATGCTGCTAGAGCGACGCTATTTGCTGTGGCGGGCGACCGAGCGTTCGGCGGGCCATGGTTTTCAATTGTCGGAGCTGGCGCTGAGCAACGCGGCCCGTAATCCGGGGCGAAGCACATTGACGATCGGTCTGGTCGGCGCCGCCTCGTTTTTGATTGTGGCGATCAGCAGCTTTCGTTTGGCGCCGACTGACAGCGGCGCCGGCGGGATGGATTTGATCGCAGAAAGTTCGCAGCCGATCTTCCACGATCTGAACTCGCCCAGCGGACGCTACGATCAAGGATTCCATGAAGAAGACGAATCGCTGCTGGCGAAGTCGACGATTCTGGCCTTACGCGTGCAGCCAGGGGATGACGCGAGTTGTTTGAATCTTTATCAGTCAAATAGCCCGCGCGTGCTGGGGGCGACGCCGCAGTTTGTTGAACACTACTCGCAAGAGGGCGTCACCTCGTTTGAGTGGGCTGGTTCCGCTGCGACAACGCCAGAGGATACTGCCAATCCGTGGCTAGCGCTGGAGAAGCCGGCCGATGGAGAGGATACCCCGATTCCTTGTGCGCTCGACAAGAACACCGCGATGTACGCGCTTCATTTGTACGGCGGCGTCGGTGAGATTTTCGAGACGACCGATCCGGATGGACGCATCACGAAGTACCAGGTCGCCGGCTTGCTCTCGAACAGCATCTTGCAGGGAAGCTTGATCGTCAGCGAAGCGAATCTGCTCGATCGCTTTCCCGATACGAGCGGCTACCGGATGTTCCTGGTCGAAACGCCGCCGGGGGAGACCGACGAAGTGGCGTCGATCTTGGAGGATCGGTTGAGCGAAGAAGGGTTCGATGCGACCGACGCGAAGGTTCGGCTGGTCGATCTGTTGGCGGTGCAGAATACGTATCTCTCGACGTTTCAGAGCCTCGGCGCCTTGGGGCTCTTGCTGGGGACGTTCGGCTTGGCGACGGTTCAGGCTCGCAACGTGATCGAACGTCGGGGAGAACTGGCGCTATTACAAGCGGCCGGGTTCCGCCGCCATCGATTGGTGCGGCTGGTGCTGCTAGAGAACGCGGTGCTGCTGATCGCCGGGCTAGGAACCGGCATCGTGGCCGCCTTGGTTGCCGTGTTGCCGCACATGCTGTTTGGCGCCGCAGGCGTACCATGGCTGACGCTGGCGACGATGTTGGGGATTATCTTCGTCGTCGGTTTGATCGCGGGGCTGTGGACCGCGCGAGCGTCGCTGCGCACGCCGCTGATACCGGCGCTACGCGGCGAGTAG